The Anopheles moucheti chromosome 3, idAnoMoucSN_F20_07, whole genome shotgun sequence genome contains the following window.
CGTTCGATGATTGATAAGCATTGATGCTTTGTTGCCGTCGTTCCTGAAAGTTGCTTTAGGCTAAGCAAGCCACGCAATCCACTGCACGCTCGCGCAAACACGCGACCACGAGCAATACCATTCATATGATAATGCGTCGCGTTTGAAATGctcaagaaagaaaaaataaacttccgTGTGCTAGACAAACTTAAAAAATGGAAGCTGCATGTATATCGCGACTGGGAACAGCTTGTCATACATGAATTGAACAGTTTCCGGATGTGCTAAAAATACGACAGAGGAAGTACAGAAGGTCAAGGATTAGTTTCAAATTTACTTCTGTCCACAAACTTCATCATACGGTCGAAGTCATTCTTATCCTACAGTCGAACGAGGTCACAAGGGCTAAAAGAGTGTGAGGGGATTCTAATTTGGTCCTCAACACAGGTTTAAGTTTGGAGTAATTTTGGAAGCATCGTCCAAAAACAGTAACAATAGAAtctaaaataaagcaaagcaGTTACGAACTTATGTTGATAAGATTGTTAACCTTTCAGGCGTGTTCTTCACTCCGATGTAGAATAACATCACCCGTAGATCATAGCGTTTGTAGCGAGCAAAAAGAATCCCATTTCAGCATCACCTCACAAGATGAAAATCCCCTGTGGAATGTTTCTCCAAGTTCCGTCTGATTGCATATGACGAAGTGACCATTCCCATTAAAACGATCCAGCAGAACAAATTGATGAGCtctaaaatgaagaaaaattagTTAATTTATCATTCGTAAACCATCTGAAGCCGATCTGATATTCCATACAACACCTATTCCATGAAGCCTACTGCAGCATCACAGGGTGATTCGACCAATGTTTATCTTTTGTCCATTTGACGTTTagcgtttttttattattctccCACTTCCCGCAATCGTTCCATTCtcttccattcgcgtggtcgTGTGTTTTCAGACCgtgttttgggtggaaaacatttcaaatctCAACACACAAATCTAGTcaccgacgacgacaacgatgcAATGGACCATCTAACTCGCGAACGTTCGACGCGTGTGAAAACGTAAGgctaaaaaaaaccgaaaccaaaGTCCCCTAGTAGGCCAATTGTTGGGTCTTATTggccaccgaaaaaaaacaaacaacagtgcTATGACTCAATCGCTCAAGGACACGATGAAGTCCGCAGGAATCTACTTTCTAGTTATATGTGCATTCCTGTTCACCTCGTTCTACAACGTTGCGTCTGACGTGGCTATTCAGCGTCCTGCGGTACCATCGCAGGGACTGGCCGGGACGACCGCAGCAGTAATAGCAGCAACCCTCGCGAATGGATCCTCATCGACTGTTGTCACCGGCAGTACGGTCGGTGCGGTACCACCATCGGCTTCACCCGTTCCGGCTCCGGCTACGTATGAGAAAAATGGCACTGCAGTCAACACTGCATCATCGCTGGCAGCGACTGCAACTGCGGCAAGTACAACTGGCGCCAACAGCAGTACGTCCGTGACCATGTCACCGGAAAAGAGTGCCGTGGAGCAGGAACACTACAGCTCGATGTCGATATTTTTCGTCCTGTGTGTAATAGCGCTCGGGATTCTGCTGATCCACATGATGCTGCAGACGGGCTTCCAGTATCTGCCGGAAAGTATTGTGGTCGTATTCTTGGGTGCACTGATCGGTTTAATTTTGAACGTTTCCTCCGTGAAGCATATCGCCAACTGGGAGCGCGAGGAAGTGTTTTCACCGACCGCCTTTTTTCTAGTGCTGTTGCCTCCGATCATTTTCGAATCGGGGTATAATTTGCATAAGGGTAACTTTTTCCAAAATATCGGTTCGATTCTGGTGTTTGCCATCATTGGTACCACCATCTCGGCGCTGGTGATTGGTTCCGGCGTGTATCTGCTCGGTCTGGCGGAAGTTGCCTATCGGTTGAACTTTGTCGAATCGTTCGCCTTTGGGTCGCTCATTTCTGCTGTCGATCCAGTAGCAACGGTGGCGATCTTTCACGCACTCAACGTAGATCCTGTATTGAACATGTTGGTGTTTGGTGAATCGATCCTAAACGATGCGATTTCAATCGTGCTTACCACAACCGTAATGCCGATGGTGTCGGATTCCGGTACCAATGCCAGCACTGGCGAATCCATCTTTTCCGCTCTCAACACCTTCTGCATGATGTTCTTCGCCTCGGCTGGCATTGGCGTTGTGTTTGCGCTGATGAGTGCGCTTCTGCTGAAGCACATTGATCTACGCAAGCATCCCTCGCTCGAGTTTGGCCTGATGCTGGTCTTCACCTACGCGCCATACGTGCTGGCCGAAGGAATTCATCTGTCCGGTATTATGGCAATTCTATTTTGCGGTATCGTGATGTCACACTACACTCATTTCAACCTGTCCACGGTGACGCAAATCACGATGCAGCAGACAATGCGAACCCTTGCCTTTATTGCGGAAACGTGTGTGTTCGCGTACCTCGGACTGGCCATATTCTCCTTCAAGCATCGCTGCGAGCTATCGTTCGTGATCTGGGCAATCGTGCTGTGTCTTATAGGGCGCGCTTGCAACATCTTCCCGCTGGCCTGGCTGGTGAACCGGTTCCGCGAGCACAAAATTACCAACCGCATGGCTTTCATCATGTGGTTCTCGGGGCTGCGTGGCGCAATTTCGTACGCGCTCTCGCTTCACATGCAGTTCTCTACGGAGGAGTCCCGGCACGTCGTTATCACGACCACGCTCATTATCGTGCTGTTCACAACGCTGTTTTTCGGCGGTTCTACGATGCCACTGATGAAGTACCTGCAGGGTGGAAAAAAGGTAAAGCGAGCGTCGCGAGCTGGCCGTGccggaagaaaacggaaagagAAAGCACTGTCGTTGAGTAAGACGCGCGAATGGGGCCAAGCGATTGATTCGGAACATCTTTCCGAGCTAACTGAGGAGGAAGAGGTCAGTTTTACGCAATCCAGAATTGGAGGATTTACACGATGGGATCGAAAATTCTTTACACCTTTCTTTACGCGTCGTTTTACGCATCAGGTGAGAGCCCTTTAATAGGGGTTTTGTTGGATGTTTAAGACTCATTGTACCTTTTTATATTTTAGGAACTTCATGATTGTAAGAGCCAAATGGCAGATTTGACCAACAAATGGTACCAGGCAATAAGAATATCCCCGGACGATCCGGACGAGGAAGATGAAGACGATCCGGATGCAGACGCAATATCGGAACGATCCACTACAAACATCGTATTTCCTGGACCGAGCAGTCGCACTGGAAAATCCTGATCCACTGATATGCCCGGGCA
Protein-coding sequences here:
- the LOC128302012 gene encoding sodium/hydrogen exchanger 8; amino-acid sequence: MTQSLKDTMKSAGIYFLVICAFLFTSFYNVASDVAIQRPAVPSQGLAGTTAAVIAATLANGSSSTVVTGSTVGAVPPSASPVPAPATYEKNGTAVNTASSLAATATAASTTGANSSTSVTMSPEKSAVEQEHYSSMSIFFVLCVIALGILLIHMMLQTGFQYLPESIVVVFLGALIGLILNVSSVKHIANWEREEVFSPTAFFLVLLPPIIFESGYNLHKGNFFQNIGSILVFAIIGTTISALVIGSGVYLLGLAEVAYRLNFVESFAFGSLISAVDPVATVAIFHALNVDPVLNMLVFGESILNDAISIVLTTTVMPMVSDSGTNASTGESIFSALNTFCMMFFASAGIGVVFALMSALLLKHIDLRKHPSLEFGLMLVFTYAPYVLAEGIHLSGIMAILFCGIVMSHYTHFNLSTVTQITMQQTMRTLAFIAETCVFAYLGLAIFSFKHRCELSFVIWAIVLCLIGRACNIFPLAWLVNRFREHKITNRMAFIMWFSGLRGAISYALSLHMQFSTEESRHVVITTTLIIVLFTTLFFGGSTMPLMKYLQGGKKVKRASRAGRAGRKRKEKALSLSKTREWGQAIDSEHLSELTEEEEVSFTQSRIGGFTRWDRKFFTPFFTRRFTHQELHDCKSQMADLTNKWYQAIRISPDDPDEEDEDDPDADAISERSTTNIVFPGPSSRTGKS